Proteins from a single region of Gasterosteus aculeatus chromosome 20, fGasAcu3.hap1.1, whole genome shotgun sequence:
- the cmtm6 gene encoding CKLF-like MARVEL transmembrane domain-containing protein 6 — protein sequence MTDVYSPTTTANPQTSCLVVPSDAVGKARCGIKVVQVLLSFVAFVLEENVLRCSSCFALYFFEFVSCTAFLFTLLLLLLTTTTLQNRVGIKCWPKLDFVYTGVIAGTFFVSSVIFATTHGDSSVEKAAVAFGFLASLMFFLDIGLFWKKNGFPFPGNRKCETDATATEAHTEAEKLNTLPDGE from the exons ATGACAGATGTTTACTCCCCGACGACGACCGCCAACCCACAAACCTCGTGTCTCGTGGTCCCGTCGGACGCCGTGGGAAAGGCCCGCTGTGGGATCAAAGTGGTCCAAGTG CTGCTGTCCTTCGTGGCCTTCGTCCTGGAGGAGAATGTCCTCCGATGCTCCAGCTGCTTCGCTCTCTACTTCTTTGAGTTTGTGAGCTGTACGGCCTTCCTCTTcaccctgctgctcctcctcctcaccaccaccaccctgcaGAACCGGGTGGGCATCAAATGCTGGCCCAAGCTG gacTTTGTGTACACCGGAGTCATCGCAGGGACGTTCTTTGTCTCCTCCGTCATCTTTGCCACCACCCACGGTGACTCCTCTGTAGAGAAAGCTGCCGTG GCGTTCGGGTTCTTGGCGTCGCTGATGTTCTTCCTCGACATCGGCCTCTTCTGGAAGAAAAATGGTTTCCCCTTCcctggaaacaggaagtgtgagACCGATGCCACGGCAACGGAAGCCCACACGGAGGCGGAGAAGCTCAACACGCTGCCCGACGGCGAATAG